The following proteins are encoded in a genomic region of Candidatus Methylospira mobilis:
- the rsfS gene encoding ribosome silencing factor, which produces MGQAAVVIRNGRDAFNGCDFLADVLSSLDAGKGADIKVLDVRNKTSITDYMVIASGTSERHVCSLADRIVDKAREIGVRTLSLEGKASGDWVLVDLGEVIIHVMKPQTREFYQLEKLWMG; this is translated from the coding sequence GTGGGGCAGGCTGCTGTCGTTATTCGAAATGGTCGTGACGCGTTTAATGGCTGTGATTTTCTGGCGGATGTACTATCTTCGCTCGACGCAGGGAAAGGCGCTGACATCAAGGTGCTGGACGTCCGAAATAAAACCAGCATAACGGATTATATGGTGATTGCGAGCGGCACATCAGAGCGTCATGTATGTTCTCTGGCTGACAGGATAGTGGACAAGGCTCGGGAAATTGGCGTGCGAACGTTGAGTTTGGAGGGTAAGGCCAGTGGCGACTGGGTACTGGTCGATCTTGGCGAGGTAATTATCCATGTAATGAAACCTCAAACCAGAGAATTTTATCAGCTGGAAAAACTCTGGATGGGTTAG
- a CDS encoding potassium channel family protein: MKPLSGRLFESSRYQRAKLLIPLALVVMVTVVGTLGYKWLGKTQGASWLDSLFMTITTISTIGYGEIIALDASGKIFTIFIALTGIGSLFYSFTVIIENLLSSRLIDPWGERRMQHEIKKLKDHIIIAGLGRVGRQAAMELHEAKMPFVVVDSNSESLQLASQQGYLLIAGDATHDSVLEMAGVSSARGLIATTGDDASNLYIVLSARALNPKLYIVSRALDEFSIPKIIRAGADRAISPYAIGGRRLAHLILSPACVDFFDNVMKKGEEKFSLESITVGAASPLRGKCISSLTLLRETGANVLVLVRENEVIPNPDSSTVVQVGDQLLALGTVEQLDRLENLLAG; encoded by the coding sequence ATGAAACCTTTATCAGGAAGGCTTTTCGAATCGTCGCGTTACCAACGGGCAAAGCTGCTGATTCCATTGGCGCTGGTTGTTATGGTAACGGTTGTCGGGACGCTGGGTTACAAGTGGTTGGGGAAAACGCAAGGCGCTTCATGGCTGGATAGTCTGTTCATGACTATTACCACTATTTCTACGATAGGTTACGGTGAAATCATAGCGCTTGATGCCAGCGGCAAGATATTTACCATTTTCATTGCCCTGACGGGTATTGGGAGTCTTTTTTACAGTTTCACGGTCATCATAGAAAACCTGCTGAGCAGCCGCTTGATCGACCCGTGGGGAGAGCGGCGTATGCAGCATGAAATCAAAAAGCTCAAGGATCACATAATTATTGCCGGTCTTGGCAGGGTAGGGCGTCAAGCAGCAATGGAACTGCACGAAGCAAAAATGCCGTTTGTCGTCGTCGACAGCAATTCGGAATCGCTGCAACTGGCGAGTCAACAGGGCTATCTGTTGATTGCCGGTGATGCAACGCATGATAGCGTATTGGAAATGGCCGGCGTGTCCAGTGCACGCGGCTTAATTGCCACCACCGGCGATGACGCCAGCAATCTGTATATAGTTCTATCGGCACGCGCACTGAACCCCAAACTGTACATCGTATCGCGCGCGCTGGATGAATTCAGCATCCCAAAAATCATACGTGCGGGCGCTGACCGCGCCATTAGTCCTTACGCCATAGGCGGACGCAGGCTGGCTCATCTGATTCTCAGCCCTGCCTGTGTCGATTTTTTCGATAATGTAATGAAGAAAGGGGAAGAAAAATTCAGTCTGGAAAGCATTACGGTAGGAGCCGCTTCTCCTTTGCGGGGTAAATGCATATCCTCTTTGACGCTGCTTCGGGAAACAGGCGCCAATGTGCTGGTTCTGGTCAGAGAAAACGAAGTAATACCCAACCCGGATAGCAGTACCGTGGTACAGGTGGGCGATCAACTTTTGGCGTTGGGAACGGTAGAACAATTGGATAGACTCGAAAACCTGTTGGCCGGATAG
- a CDS encoding DUF4404 family protein, whose translation MSKSEISRALDALRQEIDQIENSAHDDKQRLLALLDTIEDSQEERTEAEAPHALLSEVSEALTEFEVKHPSITGILNDILVILGNSGI comes from the coding sequence ATGAGCAAGTCTGAAATTTCGCGGGCGCTGGATGCATTGCGTCAGGAGATCGATCAAATTGAAAACAGCGCGCATGATGATAAGCAACGGCTGCTGGCATTGCTGGATACCATTGAGGACAGTCAGGAAGAGCGCACGGAAGCCGAGGCTCCGCATGCACTGTTGTCGGAAGTAAGCGAAGCGCTTACCGAGTTTGAAGTTAAGCATCCAAGCATAACCGGTATTCTGAACGATATTCTGGTGATATTGGGTAACTCGGGCATTTGA
- the purM gene encoding phosphoribosylformylglycinamidine cyclo-ligase yields MSYKSAGVDIDAGSALVERIKPIAARTRRPGVLAGLGGFGSLFELPTEKYRHPVLVAGTDGVGTKLKLAIEAERHEGVGIDLVAMCVNDIVVQGAEPLFFLDYYASAQLNVDVAVAVVAGIGKGCELAGCALVGGETAEMPGMYGAGEYDLAGFCVGVVEKESIIDGGRVQTGDALIGLASSGPHSNGFSLIRKVMVHSGATLNSEVEGKKLAEWLLEPTRIYVKSLLTLFDKLEVRALAHITGGGITENLPRVLRDGHHARIDTSAWLSSPVFSWLQKAGNISDNEMLKTFNCGIGMIICVAPENVALALDSLRASGEEPVLIGEVFAKQGMASVEYSPVVCTR; encoded by the coding sequence TTGAGTTATAAGAGCGCGGGCGTCGATATTGACGCAGGAAGCGCGCTGGTCGAAAGAATCAAGCCTATCGCCGCGCGCACGCGGCGACCGGGGGTATTGGCTGGACTGGGAGGGTTCGGTTCATTATTCGAGCTTCCCACCGAAAAGTACCGTCATCCAGTGCTGGTGGCAGGCACCGATGGCGTAGGCACCAAGCTGAAACTGGCGATTGAAGCGGAACGGCATGAAGGCGTGGGTATCGACCTCGTCGCGATGTGCGTAAACGATATTGTCGTACAAGGAGCCGAACCGTTATTTTTCCTCGATTATTACGCGAGCGCGCAGTTGAATGTCGATGTCGCGGTGGCGGTGGTTGCCGGCATAGGTAAGGGCTGTGAATTGGCCGGTTGTGCGCTGGTTGGCGGCGAAACGGCTGAGATGCCGGGGATGTATGGCGCAGGCGAGTATGATTTGGCGGGATTTTGTGTCGGTGTAGTCGAAAAGGAGTCGATCATCGACGGCGGTCGCGTGCAAACAGGTGATGCGCTGATCGGCTTGGCTTCCTCAGGACCTCATTCCAATGGCTTTTCTCTGATAAGGAAAGTTATGGTGCACTCAGGCGCAACATTGAATAGTGAGGTTGAGGGGAAAAAGCTGGCGGAATGGTTGCTGGAACCCACCCGTATCTATGTAAAATCACTATTGACGCTGTTTGATAAGCTCGAGGTGCGGGCCTTGGCCCATATCACCGGCGGTGGTATTACCGAAAATCTTCCGCGCGTATTGCGCGATGGACATCATGCACGCATAGACACTTCCGCCTGGCTAAGCTCTCCCGTATTTTCCTGGCTGCAGAAGGCCGGGAATATCAGCGATAACGAAATGTTGAAAACCTTCAATTGCGGCATCGGCATGATTATTTGCGTAGCGCCGGAAAATGTCGCCTTGGCGCTGGATTCATTGCGTGCGTCAGGAGAGGAGCCGGTCCTCATCGGGGAGGTTTTTGCGAAACAGGGGATGGCTTCGGTTGAATATTCCCCGGTCGTGTGCACAAGATAA